The following nucleotide sequence is from Candidatus Polarisedimenticolia bacterium.
CTTCGGGCCGGGCGCACGGAAGGTCGCTCCCCACGCGGGCCGAACGTGTGATACAGATCTCGCCCGATGGCCATGCGACACATCGAACGCCACCGCTCGGAGCGCATCGGTTGGCTTCGGGCCTCCGTCCTGGGCGCCAATGACGGGATCGTGTCGACCGCGAGTCTCGTTCTGGGCGTGGCGGGCGCCGGGGCCACGAAGAGCAGCGTGCTGATCACGGGGGTCGCCGGCCTCGTCGCGGGAGCCATGTCCATGGCCGCCGGTGAATACGTCTCGGTGGGATCGCAGGCGGACACCGAGGAGGCGGATCTGGCGCGCGAGCGCCGGGAGCTGGCGACCCAGGACGAATCGGAGCGGGCGGAGCTTGCGAGCATCTATGTCGCCCGGGGTCTCGATCCGGCTCTCGCGAAACAGGTGGCGGATCAGCTGATGGCCCACGATGCTCTCGGAGCCCACGCCCGGGACGAATTGGGCATCACCGACCTCCAGCGCGCGCGTCCGGTGCAGGCCGCGCTGGCCTCGGCGGCTTCATTCGCCGCCGGCGCCGCGATGCCCCTGATGAGCGTGCTCCTTGCTCCCGCCGGCTTTCTCGCGTCGATCGTCACCGGTTCGTGCCTTCTCGTCCTGGCGATCCTGGGAGGAGTTGCGGCCCGCGCCGGAGGCGCCGCGATCCCGGTCGGCGCCCTGCGCGTCACCGTCTGGGGGGCCCTCGCGATGGCCATCACCTACGGCGTCGGCGCCCTGTTCGGCGCCGCCGCGTGATCCATGGCAAGCCAGGGACTGTCGATCATCCGGCGCCTCGCCCGCGAGGCGGCCTGGGCGCCCGGTGCGGTCCTGGTGCTGCATCTCGTGGCAGGGGCCCTCTTCGGCCATGAGCCCTTCGTCGATCCCGTGATGCATCTCCTCGGCGGCATCGCCGCCGCGTTCTTCTTCCGGCGCGCCGCATCGGTCGCCGGCTTCCTGCTCGGGGCACCGACAAGGCTGGGCTCGGACCTCCTCGCATTCGGGCTGACCAACGTGGCCGCCCTGTTCTGGGAAATCGGCGAATTCGCTCTCGATCAACTCGCCAGGACCAACACGCAGGGGGATCTGGGGAACACCATGCGGGATCTGATGTTCGGCGTCACCGGGGCGGCCCTGTACCTCGTGGCGGCCCGGTTCGTCACGAAGGACGGCGCCGACGGCACATGACCCGGCTCCTGGAGGTAAAATCCGTTCGAACGGAGGGCATGAGCATGGGGAAGAAGGATCCACGGGTCGACGCATTCATCACGAGGTCTGCCGGGTTCGCCCGGCCGATCCTCACTCACCTCCGCAGGGTCGTGCATGCCGGCTGCCCCGGTGTGGAGGAGACGCTCAAATGGGGCTTCCCTCACTTCATGTACAAGGGCATCCTGTGCAGCATGGCCTCGTTCAAGGGCCACTGCGCCTTCGGTTTCTGGAAGGAGGCCCTCCTCGCGGACATGAAGCCGATTCGCGACGCGGCCGGCGATCAGGCCATGGGGCAGTTCGGCCGCATCACCGCCCTCTCCGATCTGCCCGATGAGAAGACCCTGATCCGGCTGGTCTCGGAGGCCGCCGCGTTGAACGACCAGGGGATCAAGGCGCCCCGCAGGGCGAGGCCGAGGACGCCGCGCACGCTCCGGGTCCCGGATTACTTCATGAGCGCCCTGCGCAGGAACAGGAAGGCCCTGGCGACCTTTGAAGGGTTCAACGACTCCCGCAAGAAGGACTACGTCGAGTGGGTGACCGAGGCCCGGCGTGAGGAGACCCGGAACAACCGCCTCGAGACGGCCGTCGGGTGGATGGCCGAGGGGAAGGAACGCAACTGGAAATACACCCGACAGGGCGCACGGTGAAGCTTTATGACTACCCGCCGTCGGGCAACGGCTACAAGGTGCGGCTCCTGCTCGCCCATCTTGGACTGCGATACGAGTACATCCCGCTCGATATCCTGCGCGGCGAGTCGAAGACCGGGAGCTTCCTCTTCAAGAACCCGCAGGGAAAGATCCCGGTGCTCGAGCTCGACGACGGCCGCACCCTTCCCGAGTCGAACGCCATCCTCTTCTTTCTTTCCCAGGGGACCCCGTACTGGCCGGCGGACCCGCTGGACCAGACCGAGGCCCTCAAGTGGCTCTTCTTCGAGCAGAACAGCCACGAGCCCCACATCGGGACCGCGCGCTTCTGGCTGGCGATCAAGAAAATCAAGCTGACGCCCTTCTACCGCGAGCTCCTGGGCCAGAAGCAGGCCCAGGGCCGGTATGCGCTCGAAGTCATGGACGATCACCTCCGCGAGCGGCCCTTCCTGGTCGGAGACCGGTACACCATCGCCGACATCGGCCTGTACGCCTACACGCACGTCGCTCCGGAGGCCGGCATCGACCTGGAGCCGTACCGGTCGGTCCGGCGCTGGCTGGCGGACGTCCGTCGCCAGGAGGGGCACGTCCCGATCGACGCCCGGTCGGCCGGGTGAAGGTCCGCCGACCAGGAACCGCCCCGGTCGTTCGGCCGGGGCCGCCGGAATTTCCTCTCGGAGGGTTCCACTGGGGCGCGGCGCGCCTGTGGCGGCGTGTGCGGGGCTTCATCACCGGCGGACTCGGGGTGGCGCTTCTGTTCGCGTGCCCGACCGCGTGCGGGCCCGCACCCGCGACCGACCCGTGGCCGGCGGAAGCCTGGCCCACCGCGACTCCCGAGGCGCAGGGGCTCGATGCGGCCGTCCTGTCCCGGCTCGATGACGAACTGCGCGCCGGGGAACACGGGTTCGTGGATGGACTCCTCGTGATCCGGAACGGGCTCGTCGTCCACGAGGCGTCCTTTACCCGGGACTACGACACGCCGTTCAAGAAAATCACTCAGCCGCCGGGTCCCTACAACTACTACGACCCGGAATGGCATCCCTATTACCGGCGGGGCCGCCTGCACACCCTCCAGTCGGTTTCGAAGAGCGTGACCTCCGCGCTCATCGGGATCGCGATCCGACGAGGGGAGATCCCGGGGGTCGGAGTCAGGGTCCTCCCCTACTTCGACGGGTTTCCCATCAAGAATCTCGACGATCGGAAGAAGGCGATCACCCTCGAGGACCTCCTGACCATGCGATCGGGCCTCGAGTGGGACGAGTGGTCGACGGACTACACGAGCCCCGCCAATTCCTGCTCGGTGATGGAGGGGCTGGACGACTGGGTCGGCTACGTGCTCGATCGGCCGATGGCGCACCGGCCCGGGGAGGTGTTCACCTACAGCAGCGGCGTGACCATGCTCCTGGTGCACATCCTGCAGGCTGCGACCGGGAAGGACGCCGAGGACTACGCCCGGGAGCACCTCTTCGGTCCGCTCGGGATCCGGGAGCACTACTGGAAGAGGACCCCGAAGGGCATTCCGGATGCGGAAGGAGGCCTCTATTTCACGGCATCCGATCTGGCCAGGATCGGCTATCTTTACCTTCACGGTGGGGTCTGGGACGGGCGGCGCATTCTCCCGGATGACTGGGTCGCCCGGTCGATCTCGCCGATCGTCGCTGCCACCTCCACGGGAATCGAAGGTTTCGGCTACGGCTATCAATGGTGGGCTGGCCGGCAATCTTACGCCGCCTCGGGGTATGGCGGGCAGCGCCTGTTCGTCGTGCCGGGGCGCAACCTGATCGCGGTCTACACCGGCTGGAACATCTATCATGACCCGAGCCTGGATCCTGTCACGGCACTCGACCGCGTCCTGGAGGCGGTCCGGACCCCCTTACAGAAATGAAGCGGATCCCGTCCTGACTTGCGCCGTCGCCCCCGCTCCCTATATTCGGGGGGGAGATCCGCGTCCATGAGCTTCTCGGGCCTCGAGCTGTCCCCCTT
It contains:
- a CDS encoding VIT family protein — encoded protein: MRHIERHRSERIGWLRASVLGANDGIVSTASLVLGVAGAGATKSSVLITGVAGLVAGAMSMAAGEYVSVGSQADTEEADLARERRELATQDESERAELASIYVARGLDPALAKQVADQLMAHDALGAHARDELGITDLQRARPVQAALASAASFAAGAAMPLMSVLLAPAGFLASIVTGSCLLVLAILGGVAARAGGAAIPVGALRVTVWGALAMAITYGVGALFGAAA
- a CDS encoding YdeI/OmpD-associated family protein, translating into MSMGKKDPRVDAFITRSAGFARPILTHLRRVVHAGCPGVEETLKWGFPHFMYKGILCSMASFKGHCAFGFWKEALLADMKPIRDAAGDQAMGQFGRITALSDLPDEKTLIRLVSEAAALNDQGIKAPRRARPRTPRTLRVPDYFMSALRRNRKALATFEGFNDSRKKDYVEWVTEARREETRNNRLETAVGWMAEGKERNWKYTRQGAR
- a CDS encoding glutathione S-transferase family protein translates to MKLYDYPPSGNGYKVRLLLAHLGLRYEYIPLDILRGESKTGSFLFKNPQGKIPVLELDDGRTLPESNAILFFLSQGTPYWPADPLDQTEALKWLFFEQNSHEPHIGTARFWLAIKKIKLTPFYRELLGQKQAQGRYALEVMDDHLRERPFLVGDRYTIADIGLYAYTHVAPEAGIDLEPYRSVRRWLADVRRQEGHVPIDARSAG
- a CDS encoding serine hydrolase — translated: MRGFITGGLGVALLFACPTACGPAPATDPWPAEAWPTATPEAQGLDAAVLSRLDDELRAGEHGFVDGLLVIRNGLVVHEASFTRDYDTPFKKITQPPGPYNYYDPEWHPYYRRGRLHTLQSVSKSVTSALIGIAIRRGEIPGVGVRVLPYFDGFPIKNLDDRKKAITLEDLLTMRSGLEWDEWSTDYTSPANSCSVMEGLDDWVGYVLDRPMAHRPGEVFTYSSGVTMLLVHILQAATGKDAEDYAREHLFGPLGIREHYWKRTPKGIPDAEGGLYFTASDLARIGYLYLHGGVWDGRRILPDDWVARSISPIVAATSTGIEGFGYGYQWWAGRQSYAASGYGGQRLFVVPGRNLIAVYTGWNIYHDPSLDPVTALDRVLEAVRTPLQK